Proteins encoded by one window of Carcharodon carcharias isolate sCarCar2 chromosome 30, sCarCar2.pri, whole genome shotgun sequence:
- the angptl6 gene encoding angiopoietin-related protein 6 gives MLKFTVSLLLLAGFAGSEETSRKPDSRKHAQTGEPNDRFAQSSESPAPSKCTYTFIVPQQRLTGPICLNTKSLVAGNNNVNKSELQAIQQEMREQQQQIRDLRQMVEVDGGVVNEVKFLRKENHNMNSRVSQLYTQLLHEIIRKKDDSLEISQLENKVLNVTAQVLRLSTRYRELERKYSALTALMNNQSHTIAQLEHQCRQMSPSHHQQLKQQGPGQPPLVAVIPNSLNGSSNRTKNLVSGNEILRDQVYSMAQDRLKRTEQPLPTTIPTVTTTKTAGPWKDCLQVFEEGHGSDGIYLIKPRTTNRLMQVWCENQQGPGGWTVIQRRQDGSVNFFRTWENYKQGFGNIDGEYWLGLENIYWLTNQDDYMLLVLMDDWQGRRVFAEYDNFHVEAERDFYRLRLGHYHGNAGDSLSWHNGKQFTTLDRDRDLYSGNCAHYQKGGWWYYTCAHSNLNGVWYKGGHYRSKYQDGVYWAEFRGGAYSLKRVVMMIRPI, from the exons ATGCTGAAATTCACTGTCAGCCTCTTGTTACTGGCTGGCTTCGCAGGATCTGAAGAGACCTCCAGAAAACCAGATTCCAGAAAACATGCACAGACAGGGGAGCCCAACGATCGGTTTGCGCAATCCTCAGAGAGCCCAGCACCCAGCAAGTGCACCTACACCTTCATTGTCCCACAGCAACGACTCACAGGGCCCATCTGCCTGAACACCAAGAGCCTAGTGGCTGGAAACAACAACGTGAACAAGAGCGAGCTACAGGCTATACAACAGGAGATGagagaacagcagcagcaaatcaGGGACCTGAGGCAGATGGTGGAGGTGGATGGAGGCGTGGTCAATGAGGTGAAGTTTCTGCGTAAAGAAAACCACAACATGAACTCCAGAGTGTCCCAACTTTACACCCAGTTGCTGCATGAGATTATCCGCAAGAAGGATGACTCGCTGGAGATCTCCCAGCTGGAGAACAAGGTGCTCAATGTCACGGCCCAGGTGCTAAGGCTGTCGACAAGGTACAGGGAGCTGGAACGCAAGTACTCAGCCCTGACCGCCCTCATGAACAACCAGAGCCACACCATTGCTCAGCTGGAGCACCAGTGCAGACAAATGTCACCATCGCACCATCAGCAATTGAAACAACAG GGTCCAGGACAGCCACCGCTTGTTGCTGTTATACCCAACAGTCTGAatggcagcagcaacaggaccAAGAACCTGGTCTCTGGCAATGAAATACTGAGGGATCAGGTATACAGCATGGCACAGGACAGACTGAAGAGAACAGAACAACCTCTTCCCACTACAATCCCAACGGTGACAACAACCAAGACGGCTG GTCCCTGGAAAGACTGTCTCCAAGTTTTCGAAGAAGGTCATGGATCCGATGGAATCTACCTGATCAAACCAAGAACCACCAACCGACTGATGCAGGTGTGGTGTGAAAATCAGCAAGGCCCTGGTGGCTGGACGGTCATTCAGAGACGGCAAGATGGATCGGTCAATTTTTTTAGGACTTGGGAGAATTATAAG CAAGGTTTTGGGAACATAGATGGTGAATACTGGCTGGGTTTGGAGAACATCTACTGGCTGACCAATCAGGATGACTACATGTTGCTTGTCCTGATGGATGATTGGCAGGGGAGGAGAGTGTTCGCAGAGTATGACAACTTCCATGTGGAAGCAGAGAGAGACTTCTACAGGCTCAGATTAGGCCACTACCACGGGAATGCCGGAGACTCCCTATCCTGGCACAATGGCAAACAATTCACGACACTGGACAGAGATCGGGATCTGTACTCGG GTAACTGCGCCCACTACCAGAAAGGAGGCTGGTGGTACTACACCTGTGCCCACTCAAACCTGAATGGAGTGTGGTATAAAGGAGGGCACTATCGCAGCAAGTACCAAGACGGCGTTTACTGGGCTGAATTCCGTGGTGGTGCCTACTCTTTAAAGAGAGTAGTGATGATGATACGTCCAATCTAG